The genomic stretch ACCGTCGTGATACCTGGACTGACCATATTCGTCGCACCATCATTAAAGAAAACCGCCCGTTTATTCTTGATTACCTGCACAAACAGGGCTGGGCGACGCGATAGTCCATTCCGCCTGCGCCTGCCTGCGTATATGATATGCAGGCTTTTTCCATGTCTTCAGAGAGGTGCAGGGTGAAAATTGCCATATTGTCCCGGGATGGAACGCTCTATTCATGTAAGCGCCTGCGAGAAGCGGCGGCGAAACGCGGGCATCAGGTTGAGATCCTCGATCCGATGTCCTGCTATATGAACATTGACCCGGCTGCCTCGTCGATCCACTACAAAGGCCGCAAGCTGCCGCACTTTGATGCGGTGATCCCACGCATTGGCTCCCAGATCACCTATTACGGCACCGCCGCGCTGCGCCAGTTTGAGATGCTGGGCAGCTATCCGCTCAATGAATCCGTCGCCATTTCGCGCGCCCGCGACAAGCTGCGCTCGCTGCAGCTCCTCGCCCGTCAGGGGATCGATCTCCCGGTCACGGGTATTGCCCATTCACCTGACGACACCAGCGATCTTATCGACATGGTGGGCGGCGCGCCTTTGGTGATTAAGCTGGTGGAAGGCACGCAGGGCATTGGCGTGGTGCTGGCGGAAACGCGCCAGGCGGCGGAGAGCGTGATTGACGCCTTTCGGGGACTGAATGCTCATATTCTGGTGCAGGAGTACATCGAAGAGGCGAAAGGGCGCGATATTCGCTGCTTCGTGGTCGGCAATGAAGTGGTGGCGGCCATCGAGCGTCAGGCGAAAGAGGGCGACTTCCGCTCTAACCTTCACCGCGGCGGCGTGGCGCGGGTAGCCGGTATCAGCGATCGCGAACGGGAAATTGCCGTCAAAGCGGCGCAAACCCTGGGGCTGGACGTGGCGGGCGTAGATCTTCTGCGGGCGACGCGCGGGCCGCTGGTCATGGAGGTGAATGCCTCGCCGGGGCTGGAAGGCGTGGAAAAAACCACAGGTGTCGATATTGCGGGTAAAATGATCGCATGGATCGAGCGTCATGCCACGCCGGGCTACTGTCTGAAAACGGGTGGTTGAATAGATTACCGCGCACTTTTTGCGTACCCTATGCACAGATTATATTGAAGAGGCTGCA from Enterobacter dykesii encodes the following:
- the rimK gene encoding 30S ribosomal protein S6--L-glutamate ligase gives rise to the protein MKIAILSRDGTLYSCKRLREAAAKRGHQVEILDPMSCYMNIDPAASSIHYKGRKLPHFDAVIPRIGSQITYYGTAALRQFEMLGSYPLNESVAISRARDKLRSLQLLARQGIDLPVTGIAHSPDDTSDLIDMVGGAPLVIKLVEGTQGIGVVLAETRQAAESVIDAFRGLNAHILVQEYIEEAKGRDIRCFVVGNEVVAAIERQAKEGDFRSNLHRGGVARVAGISDREREIAVKAAQTLGLDVAGVDLLRATRGPLVMEVNASPGLEGVEKTTGVDIAGKMIAWIERHATPGYCLKTGG